In Octopus bimaculoides isolate UCB-OBI-ISO-001 chromosome 28, ASM119413v2, whole genome shotgun sequence, the following are encoded in one genomic region:
- the LOC106868864 gene encoding zinc finger protein 260-like — protein MEDVNHLDTSSTTVFTNIDTVTETDRCDKLVNNNVPEHHSEICKKTFSLEHEVFTHNKKKVYNCEVCEKSFASNSNLTKHKRLHTGERLFHCEMCGKIFTDNSHLVVHKRTHTGEKPYDCEICGKSFSEKSSLVIHIRSHTGEKPYQCEICGQYLVTKSELTKHKRKHTGEKPFNCEICKKSFITKSQLNSHKKIHTGEKAYHCETCRKSFSEKSGLVIHKRIHTGEKPFDCEICGKAFITKGQLNSHKSIHTGEKPFHCEVCWKSFSGKSNLIVHKRIHTGVRPHHCEICGKSFSDKSSLVVHIRSHTGEKPFRCEICGKYFVQTSDLAKHKRRHTGEKRFHCEICGKAISSNSNLIIHKRKHTGEKPFYCEMCEETFISKVQLNSHKRTHTGEKPFCCEICGKSFSEKSGLVVHRRIHTGEKPFQCKICGKSFSDKSSLIVHERIHTGEKPYHCEICGKSFSEKSSLVVHKRIHTGEKPFDCEICGKPFAEKSGLVVHKRIHTGEKPFPCEMCGKSFSEKSTLVVHIRSHTGEKPYQCEICGKYFVQNSDLTKHRRRHTGEKPFHCEICGKSFVTNGDLTTHRRSHTGEKPFPCEICGKSFSNNSNLLVHKRKHTGENTLSL, from the coding sequence ATGGAGGATGTTAATCACTTGGACACTTCAAGCACAACTGTTTTTACCAATATAGATACAGTTACAGAAACCGACAGATGTGATAAACTTGTAAACAACAATGTTCCTGAACATCACTCTGAGATTTGTAAGAAGACATTCTCTTTAGAGCATGAAGTCTTCACACACAATAAGAAGAAAGTCTATAATTGTGAAGTATGTGAGAAATCTTTTGCTTCAAACAGTAATTTAACAAAACACAAGAGACTACATACTGGAGAAAGACTATTTCACTGTGAAATGTGTGGGAAAATATTTACTGACAATTCTCATCTTGTTGTTCACAAAAGaacacacactggagaaaaaccatacgactgtgaaatatgtgggaaatcgttCTCTGAGAAGTCTAGTCTTGTAATTCACatacgtagtcacactggagaaaaaccatatcagtgtgaaatATGTGGTCAGTATTTGGTCACTAAAAGTGAGTTAACAAAGCACAAAAGAaaacacactggagaaaagccttTCAATTGCgaaatatgtaagaaatcatttatCACTAAAAGTCAATTGAATAGTCACAAAAAaatccacactggagaaaaagCTTATCACTGTGAAACATGCAGGAAATCATTCTCTGAGAAGTCTGGTCTTGTAattcacaaaagaatacatacaggagaaaaaccttttgattgtgaaatttgtgggaaagcaTTTATCACTAAAGGCCAGTTGAATAgtcacaaaagcatacacactggagaaaaaccgttTCACTGTGAAGTGTGTTGGAAATCGTTTTCTGGTAAGTCTAATCTTATAGTTCACAAAAGAATCCACACTGGGGTAAGACCCcaccactgtgaaatatgtggaaaatcattctctgacaAGTCTAGTCTAGTAGTTCACatacgtagtcacactggagagaagccgtttcgttgtgaaatttgtgggaaatatTTTGTCCAGACGAGTGATTTAGCAAAGCATAAAAGAagacacactggagaaaaacgttttcactgtgaaatttgtgggaaagcTATTTCTAGTAATTCTAATCTTATAATTCACAAAAGGaaacatactggagaaaaacctttctATTGTGAAATGTGTGAGGAAACATTTATCTCTAAAGTTCAATTAAATAGTCACAAAAGaactcacactggagaaaaacctttctgctgtgaaatttgtggaaaatcattttctGAGAAGTCTGGTCTTGTAGTTCACAGGAggatacacactggagaaaaaccatttcagtgtaaaatatgtggaaaatcattctctgacaAGTCTAGTCTTATAGTTCACGAAAGAATCCACACTGgcgaaaaaccatatcattgtgaaatatgtgggaaatctttctctGAGAAGTCTAGTCTAGTAGTccataaaagaatacacacaggagagaaaccttttgattgtgaaatttgtgggaaaccATTTGCTGAGAAGTCTGGTCTTGTAGTTCACAAgagaatacatacaggagagaaacccttCCCCTGTGAaatgtgtggtaaatcattctctgagaAGTCTACTCTTGTAGTTCACatacgtagtcacactggagaaaaaccatatcagtgtgaaatatgtgggaaatattTTGTCCAGAACAGTGATTTAACAAAGCACAGAAGAAggcacactggagaaaaaccatttcattgtgaaatttgtggaaaaaGTTTTGTCACTAATGGGGATCTGACAACACACAGgcgtagtcacactggagaaaaacccttcccttgtgaaatatgtgggaaatcgtttTCTAATAATTCTAATCTTCTTgttcataaaagaaaacatactggAGAAAACACCctttcactgtga